A single region of the Eleginops maclovinus isolate JMC-PN-2008 ecotype Puerto Natales chromosome 16, JC_Emac_rtc_rv5, whole genome shotgun sequence genome encodes:
- the syngr2a gene encoding synaptogyrin-2a, whose amino-acid sequence MQSSAYGASLAGGAFDVVHFVKQPQTILRCLSWLFSIVVFATITAEGYINPSKEQDTKCMFNSNDSACNYGVGIGVLAFLACVVFLILDAYFPQISNAKERKFIVIGDLVFSGVWTFLWFICFCVLASQWSKTPNLTEAVSGDAARAIVAFSFFSIITWGLLSFFAFGRYRQGVSEFDQEYRDPANDLSTPYPPSPYASSGPTGYQQSPFSHNQEQPGEYQPPAY is encoded by the exons ATGCAGAGCAGCGCTTACGGGGCGTCACTGGCTGGCGGTGCTTTCGATGTggtacattttgtaaaacagcCTCAAACCATATTGCGCTGCCTGAGCTGG TTATTCTCCATCGTGGTCTTTGCAACCATCACAGCAGAAGGCTACATTAACCCATCAAAGGAGCAAGATACCAAATGCATGTTCAACAGCAACGACAGCGCCTGCAACTATGGCGTCGGGATCGGAGTGCTGGCCTTCTTGGCTTGTGTTGTCTTCCTCATTCTGGACGCCTACTTCCCACAAATAAGCAAcgccaaagaaagaaaattcaTTGTTATAGGAGATCTGGTCTTCTCAG GGGTTTGGACGTTCCTATGGTTCATCTGCTTCTGTGTCCTGGCCAGCCAGTGGTCTAAAACCCCCAACCTCACTGAGGCTGTCTCTGGTGACGCCGCCCGGGCAATCGTggccttctccttcttctcgaTCATCACCTGG GGTCTCTTGAGCTTCTTTGCATTTGGAAGGTATCGCCAAGGCGTCAGTGAGTTTGACCAGGAGTACAGAGACCCAGCCAATGACCTAAGTACTCCATACCCTCCGTCTCCGTACGCCAGCAGCGGCCCCACAGGCTACCAGCAGTCGCCTTTCTCCCACAACCAGGAGCAGCCGGGAGAGTACCAACCTCCAGCTTACTGA
- the cant1a gene encoding soluble calcium-activated nucleotidase 1 isoform X2: MTMSSRRRRRGHSRPPSPMPAPPGFTRLEQNEPMNPLRISVGGLPMLASMANTTDPRFRLKWRPIVAVAVSLALLLLLFMHLSAGLRSRSYDSHNRKPGHSDMQQSDIGYNNTYPLSSPELTPQGIRYRIGVIADLDTNSRSDKKLTWFSYMRRGHLLVSQSGDKVAVEWDTDKVVLESHLSEKGRGMELSELVVFNGKLYSVDDRTGVVYHIDGDNIVPWVILPDGDGSVAKGFKAEWLAVKDKHLYVGGLGKEWTTTEGIFVNNNPEWVKVVGFRGDVQHENWVPKYHSLKSAAGIEPPGYMIHESAAWSDTLQRWFFLPRRASKERYEETADESRATNLALSCSPDFKDIIVSRVGPLNPTHGFSSFKFVPNTDDQIILALKSEEDAGKVATYIMAFTLDGRILLPETKIGDVKYEGVEFI, encoded by the exons ATGACAATGTCAAGCAGGAGGAGACGAAGGG GTCACTCCAGGCCTCCGTCCCCCATGCCTGCTCCCCCAGGCTTCACACGACTGGAGCAGAATGAGCCTATGAACCCGCTGCGTATCTCTGTCGGAGGTCTCCCTATGTTGGCGTCCATGGCCAACACCACTGACCCTCGTTTCCGCCTTAAGTGGAGGCCCATCGTAGCGGTGGCCGTCTCCCTGGCCCTGCTTCTGCTGCTCTTCATGCACTTGAGCGCGGGCTTGCGATCCCGATCCTACGACTCCCACAATAGGAAACCCGGTCACAGTGACATGCAGCAATCCGATATCGGTTACAACAACACCTACCCTCTCAGCTCGCCTGAGCTCACGCCGCAGGGCATTCGCTACCGCATTGGGGTCATTGCCGACCTAGACACAAATTCTCGTAGTGACAAGAAGCTGACTTGGTTCAGCTACATGCGGCGGGGGCATCTGTTAGTGTCCCAAAGTGGTGACAAGGTAGCAGTTGAATGGGATACAGACAAGGTGGTGCTGGAGAGCCACTTGTCGGAGAAAGGCCGGGGTATGGAGCTGTCCGAGCTTGTCGTGTTCAATGGGAAGCTCTACAGCGTCGACGACAGGACGGGTGTCGTGTACCACATTGACGGTGACAATATTGTGCCGTGGGTCATCTTACCTGACGGTGACGGCAGCGTGGCCAAAG GGTTCAAAGCGGAGTGGCTGGCGGTGAAGGACAAGCACCTGTACGTCGGCGGTCTGGGGAAAGAGTGGACCACCACTGAAGGCATTTTTGTCAACAACAACCCAGAGTGGGTGAAAGTAGTGGGCTTCAGAGGGGACGTACAACACGAGAACTGGGTTCCCAAGTACCACTCTCTCAAGTCTGCTGCAGGGATAGAGCCTCCAG GGTATATGATCCACGAGTCAGCAGCGTGGAGCGACACCCTGCAGCGCTGGTTTTTTCTCCCTCGCCGCGCCAGCAAGGAGCGCTACGAGGAGACGGCAGACGAGAGTCGTGCCACAAACCTCGCCCTTAGCTGCTCGCCAGATTTCAAAGACATCATTGTAAGTCGGGTGGGTCCGCTCAACCCCACTCATGGATTTTCCTCCTTCAAGTTTGTCCCGAATACAGACGACCAGATCATTCTCGCTCTCAAGTCAGAGGAAGACGCGGGAAAGGTTGCCACGTACATCATGGCCTTCACGCTTGACGGACGCATCCTTTTGCCCGAAACCAAGATTGGGGATGTAAAATATGAGGGCGTTGAGTTCATATAG
- the cenpx gene encoding LOW QUALITY PROTEIN: centromere protein X (The sequence of the model RefSeq protein was modified relative to this genomic sequence to represent the inferred CDS: inserted 2 bases in 1 codon), which yields MTSEINDQSLHRAPSFXHSIENMAEKDEDIGFKKDTVGKLLSSFFKEDKTRLSGNSSLLIAEMLKVFVREAAVRSQTQAESEDCDKVDIEHFEKILPQLLMDF from the exons ATGACGTCAGAGATCAATGACCAATCGCTACACAGAGCGCCAAGTTT TCACAGCATAGAAAACATGGCGGAGAAGGACGAAGACATTGGATTCAAAAAG GACACAGTAGGCAAACTCTTGTCAAGTTTCTTTAAGGAGGACAAAACCAGAC tcagtggtAATTCTTCGCTGCTCATAGCAGAGATGCTCAAAGTATTTGTCCGAG AGGCTGCTGTGAGATCACAGACACAAGCAGAATCTGAGGACTGCGACAAAGTGGACATCGAGCACTTTGAAAAGATCCTGCCTCAGCTG CTGATGGACTTCTAG
- the LOC134878561 gene encoding LOW QUALITY PROTEIN: transmembrane channel-like protein 6 (The sequence of the model RefSeq protein was modified relative to this genomic sequence to represent the inferred CDS: deleted 1 base in 1 codon): MAYSVNNSQTDSDSDSDSDSDFEDMGGSKPGQDSFQFIREPADSTQSSPESIQMDVFMECTGANRENLPFTARDHMKDKTLDAVQIKSLQRHHWSAATLKVLSSMPSRTAGKNSAAVIPKCVRDTSQLHQPQTSSHDSCHPSGPIQGDFVQEDMEEISAEENQNEQLVSKLRGLSVSEAMRKLRATPLSLADKMRVRRLAFRNIAESSFIRRNIACYRRPGIYISRTCRQCLFSCLSILTYLQLWHSPMKILSGRFGTGVLSYFLFLRTLLLFNLFLFTINGLFLVFPQAVNPPHHDPHQNNFSGLELLTGTGYLSQSVMFYGYYNNTILIRTADLPINDTNQIMPYSISAAYFFSIAISFFIICIILVYSMSKSFGRSFQVLKSNNNLIGKVFCSWDFKVSKNMSVRLQSEKISTQIKELLSEMTSEKGEKSCRQRLCCLVVHLAAWAICFASIFMSAMAVYYLSEAGISQSSSKETDLLLPAVVSGINLLLPGLFNLCTWVENYDSPSVCVYVSIIRNLLLKVSIVGILCFRWLGRIAMEQQRAGLHCWENFVGQELYRLLLMDFVFTVLYTFLGEFLWRLFFKQVLKRNRMPVFDIARNVLELIYGQTLTWLGVLFAPLLPAVQIIKLVVLFYMKKSSLLLNCQASRQPWKASQMTTLFVSLLFFPSYLGAAVSVIYTMWMIKPSTKCGPFRNLTTMFQSGQLWIQQQEDPKRLLFWLSWVCTFLADNPLVLFLANGVLLIVIYVQTQVVDGQRRIIVRLEKQIENEGKDKKFLITNLQAIYERSILVSPHR; the protein is encoded by the exons ATGGCATACAGCGTGAACAATAGTCAAacggattctgattctgattctgattctgattctgactttgA GGACATGGGAGGAAGCAAACCAGGTCAGGACTCCTTCCAGTTTATTAGAGAGCCCGCTGACAGCACCCAGAGCTCTCCTGAGTCCATACAGATGGACGTTTTTATGGAATGCACAGGTGCAAATAGAGAAAATCTTCCATTCACTGCAAGGGACCACATGAAAGACAAGACACTTGACGCAGTGCAGATAAAATCTCTGCAGAGGCATCACTGGTCAGCTGCTACTTTAAAGGTCCTCTCCTCGATGCCCAGTCGCACTGCTG GAAAAAATAGTGCTGCAGTTATTCCCAAGTGTGTGAGGGACACATCTCAGCTACACCAACCCCAGACCTCCTCCCATGATTCTTGTCACCCCTCTGGACCAATCCAGGGTGACTTTGTCCAGGAAGATATGGAGGAAATTAGTGCTGAAG AAAACCAGAATGAGCAGTTAGTGTCCAAGCTCAGAGGCCTCTCAGTGAGCGAGGCCATGCGAAAGCTTCGAGCCACGCCACTCAGCTTGGCAGATAAGATGAGAGTGAG gcGACTTGCTTTCAGGAACATAGCTGAGAGTTCTTTCATCAGGAGGAATATTGCATGCTACAGGCGTCCAGGCATATACATTTCGAGG aCTTGTCGTCAATGCCTGTTCAGCTGCCTCTCCATCCTCACCTACCTCCAGTTGTGGCATTCCCCAATGAAGATACTTAGCGGACGTTTTGGAACTGGAGTGCTTTCCTATTTCCTGTTTCTCCGGACCCTCCTGCTCTttaacctcttcctcttcactaTCAATGGCCTGTTCCTAGTCTTTCCACAAGCCGTCAACCCTCCTCATCACGACCCTCATCAAAACAATTTCTCAGGCCTTGAGTTGCTCACAGGCACGGGTTACCTTTCTCAGAGTGTGATGTTTTACGGCTACTACAACAACACTATCCTGATAAGAACAGCTGATCTGCCAATCAATGACACCAACCAGATAATGCCATACAGCATATCTGCAGCCTATTTCTTTAGCATCGCCATCTCCTTCTTCATTATCTGCATCATCCTA GTGTACAG CATGTCCAAGTCGTTTGGGAGAAGTTTTCAAGTCCTGAAGTCTAACAATAACCTGATAGGAAAAGTTTTCTGTTCCTGGGACTTTAAAGTCAGTAAAAACATGTCCGTCAGACTGCAATCTGAGAAAATCAGCACACAGATCAAA GAGCTGCTGTCGGAGATGACCAGTgaaaagggtgaaaagagctgcagGCAGCGACTGTGCTGTCTTGTGGTGCACCTGGCGGCATGGGCTATATGTTTTGCCAGCATCTTCATGAGCGCCATGGCAGTCTACTATCTTTCAGAG GCTGGTATTTCTCAGAGTTCTTCCAAAGAAACCGATCTGCTCCTGCCTGCAGTGGTGTCGGGCATTAATCTGTTACTCCCCGGCCTCTTCAACCTTTGTACTTGGGTAGAAAATTACGACTCACCCAGCGTATGTGTCTATGTCTCCATCATCAG GAACCTGTTGTTGAAAGTCAGTATTGTCGGAATTCTGTGTTTCCGCTGGCTGGGGAGAATCGCTATGGAACAACAAAGAGCTGGTTTACAC TGTTGGGAGAACTTTGTCGGTCAAGAACTGTATCGTTTGCTCCTTATGGACTTTGTCTTCACCGTGCTTTACACTTTCTTGGGAGAGTTCCTGTGGAG GTTATTTTTCAAGCAAGTGCTAAAGAGGAACAGGATGCCAGTGTTTGACATTGCTCGTAATGTGCTTGAACTCATATATGGACAAACCCTTACTTG gCTTGGGGTGCTGTTTGCTCCACTGCTTCCTGCAGTCCAGATCATAAAACTTGTTGTGCTATTTTACATGAAGAAG AGCAGTTTATTGCTCAACTGTCAGGCGTCCAGACAGCCCTGGAAGGCCAGTCAGATGACAACACTTTTCGTTTCCCTTTTGTTCTTCCCCTCATATCTCGGTGCTGCTGTGTCTGTCATTTACACAATGTGGAT GATTAAACCCTCGACAAAGTGTGGCCCTTTCAGGAATCTCACAACAATGTTTCAATCGGGGCAGCTGTGGatccagcagcaggaggaccCCAAAAGACTCCTGTTCTGGCTCAGCTGGGTCTGCACATTTCTGGCGGATAACCCACTGGTCTTATTCCTCGCCAATGGAGTCCTTCT aatagTGATATATGTTCAAACTCAAGTTGTCGATGGCCAAAGAAGGATCATCGTTCGGTTAGAAAAgcaaattgaaaat GAGGGTAAAGACAAAAAGTTCCTCATCACCAATTTGCAAGCCATTTATGAACGGAGTATTCTGGTGTCGCCTCACAGATAA
- the cant1a gene encoding soluble calcium-activated nucleotidase 1 isoform X1, whose product MKDFRVTKDLFGERTNALWKVCHSRPPSPMPAPPGFTRLEQNEPMNPLRISVGGLPMLASMANTTDPRFRLKWRPIVAVAVSLALLLLLFMHLSAGLRSRSYDSHNRKPGHSDMQQSDIGYNNTYPLSSPELTPQGIRYRIGVIADLDTNSRSDKKLTWFSYMRRGHLLVSQSGDKVAVEWDTDKVVLESHLSEKGRGMELSELVVFNGKLYSVDDRTGVVYHIDGDNIVPWVILPDGDGSVAKGFKAEWLAVKDKHLYVGGLGKEWTTTEGIFVNNNPEWVKVVGFRGDVQHENWVPKYHSLKSAAGIEPPGYMIHESAAWSDTLQRWFFLPRRASKERYEETADESRATNLALSCSPDFKDIIVSRVGPLNPTHGFSSFKFVPNTDDQIILALKSEEDAGKVATYIMAFTLDGRILLPETKIGDVKYEGVEFI is encoded by the exons ATGAAGGATTTCCGTGTAACTAAGGATTTGTTTGGCGAACGAACAAACGCTTTATGGAAAGTAT GTCACTCCAGGCCTCCGTCCCCCATGCCTGCTCCCCCAGGCTTCACACGACTGGAGCAGAATGAGCCTATGAACCCGCTGCGTATCTCTGTCGGAGGTCTCCCTATGTTGGCGTCCATGGCCAACACCACTGACCCTCGTTTCCGCCTTAAGTGGAGGCCCATCGTAGCGGTGGCCGTCTCCCTGGCCCTGCTTCTGCTGCTCTTCATGCACTTGAGCGCGGGCTTGCGATCCCGATCCTACGACTCCCACAATAGGAAACCCGGTCACAGTGACATGCAGCAATCCGATATCGGTTACAACAACACCTACCCTCTCAGCTCGCCTGAGCTCACGCCGCAGGGCATTCGCTACCGCATTGGGGTCATTGCCGACCTAGACACAAATTCTCGTAGTGACAAGAAGCTGACTTGGTTCAGCTACATGCGGCGGGGGCATCTGTTAGTGTCCCAAAGTGGTGACAAGGTAGCAGTTGAATGGGATACAGACAAGGTGGTGCTGGAGAGCCACTTGTCGGAGAAAGGCCGGGGTATGGAGCTGTCCGAGCTTGTCGTGTTCAATGGGAAGCTCTACAGCGTCGACGACAGGACGGGTGTCGTGTACCACATTGACGGTGACAATATTGTGCCGTGGGTCATCTTACCTGACGGTGACGGCAGCGTGGCCAAAG GGTTCAAAGCGGAGTGGCTGGCGGTGAAGGACAAGCACCTGTACGTCGGCGGTCTGGGGAAAGAGTGGACCACCACTGAAGGCATTTTTGTCAACAACAACCCAGAGTGGGTGAAAGTAGTGGGCTTCAGAGGGGACGTACAACACGAGAACTGGGTTCCCAAGTACCACTCTCTCAAGTCTGCTGCAGGGATAGAGCCTCCAG GGTATATGATCCACGAGTCAGCAGCGTGGAGCGACACCCTGCAGCGCTGGTTTTTTCTCCCTCGCCGCGCCAGCAAGGAGCGCTACGAGGAGACGGCAGACGAGAGTCGTGCCACAAACCTCGCCCTTAGCTGCTCGCCAGATTTCAAAGACATCATTGTAAGTCGGGTGGGTCCGCTCAACCCCACTCATGGATTTTCCTCCTTCAAGTTTGTCCCGAATACAGACGACCAGATCATTCTCGCTCTCAAGTCAGAGGAAGACGCGGGAAAGGTTGCCACGTACATCATGGCCTTCACGCTTGACGGACGCATCCTTTTGCCCGAAACCAAGATTGGGGATGTAAAATATGAGGGCGTTGAGTTCATATAG
- the cant1a gene encoding soluble calcium-activated nucleotidase 1 isoform X4, with the protein MPAPPGFTRLEQNEPMNPLRISVGGLPMLASMANTTDPRFRLKWRPIVAVAVSLALLLLLFMHLSAGLRSRSYDSHNRKPGHSDMQQSDIGYNNTYPLSSPELTPQGIRYRIGVIADLDTNSRSDKKLTWFSYMRRGHLLVSQSGDKVAVEWDTDKVVLESHLSEKGRGMELSELVVFNGKLYSVDDRTGVVYHIDGDNIVPWVILPDGDGSVAKGFKAEWLAVKDKHLYVGGLGKEWTTTEGIFVNNNPEWVKVVGFRGDVQHENWVPKYHSLKSAAGIEPPGYMIHESAAWSDTLQRWFFLPRRASKERYEETADESRATNLALSCSPDFKDIIVSRVGPLNPTHGFSSFKFVPNTDDQIILALKSEEDAGKVATYIMAFTLDGRILLPETKIGDVKYEGVEFI; encoded by the exons ATGCCTGCTCCCCCAGGCTTCACACGACTGGAGCAGAATGAGCCTATGAACCCGCTGCGTATCTCTGTCGGAGGTCTCCCTATGTTGGCGTCCATGGCCAACACCACTGACCCTCGTTTCCGCCTTAAGTGGAGGCCCATCGTAGCGGTGGCCGTCTCCCTGGCCCTGCTTCTGCTGCTCTTCATGCACTTGAGCGCGGGCTTGCGATCCCGATCCTACGACTCCCACAATAGGAAACCCGGTCACAGTGACATGCAGCAATCCGATATCGGTTACAACAACACCTACCCTCTCAGCTCGCCTGAGCTCACGCCGCAGGGCATTCGCTACCGCATTGGGGTCATTGCCGACCTAGACACAAATTCTCGTAGTGACAAGAAGCTGACTTGGTTCAGCTACATGCGGCGGGGGCATCTGTTAGTGTCCCAAAGTGGTGACAAGGTAGCAGTTGAATGGGATACAGACAAGGTGGTGCTGGAGAGCCACTTGTCGGAGAAAGGCCGGGGTATGGAGCTGTCCGAGCTTGTCGTGTTCAATGGGAAGCTCTACAGCGTCGACGACAGGACGGGTGTCGTGTACCACATTGACGGTGACAATATTGTGCCGTGGGTCATCTTACCTGACGGTGACGGCAGCGTGGCCAAAG GGTTCAAAGCGGAGTGGCTGGCGGTGAAGGACAAGCACCTGTACGTCGGCGGTCTGGGGAAAGAGTGGACCACCACTGAAGGCATTTTTGTCAACAACAACCCAGAGTGGGTGAAAGTAGTGGGCTTCAGAGGGGACGTACAACACGAGAACTGGGTTCCCAAGTACCACTCTCTCAAGTCTGCTGCAGGGATAGAGCCTCCAG GGTATATGATCCACGAGTCAGCAGCGTGGAGCGACACCCTGCAGCGCTGGTTTTTTCTCCCTCGCCGCGCCAGCAAGGAGCGCTACGAGGAGACGGCAGACGAGAGTCGTGCCACAAACCTCGCCCTTAGCTGCTCGCCAGATTTCAAAGACATCATTGTAAGTCGGGTGGGTCCGCTCAACCCCACTCATGGATTTTCCTCCTTCAAGTTTGTCCCGAATACAGACGACCAGATCATTCTCGCTCTCAAGTCAGAGGAAGACGCGGGAAAGGTTGCCACGTACATCATGGCCTTCACGCTTGACGGACGCATCCTTTTGCCCGAAACCAAGATTGGGGATGTAAAATATGAGGGCGTTGAGTTCATATAG
- the cant1a gene encoding soluble calcium-activated nucleotidase 1 isoform X3, producing the protein MESHSRPPSPMPAPPGFTRLEQNEPMNPLRISVGGLPMLASMANTTDPRFRLKWRPIVAVAVSLALLLLLFMHLSAGLRSRSYDSHNRKPGHSDMQQSDIGYNNTYPLSSPELTPQGIRYRIGVIADLDTNSRSDKKLTWFSYMRRGHLLVSQSGDKVAVEWDTDKVVLESHLSEKGRGMELSELVVFNGKLYSVDDRTGVVYHIDGDNIVPWVILPDGDGSVAKGFKAEWLAVKDKHLYVGGLGKEWTTTEGIFVNNNPEWVKVVGFRGDVQHENWVPKYHSLKSAAGIEPPGYMIHESAAWSDTLQRWFFLPRRASKERYEETADESRATNLALSCSPDFKDIIVSRVGPLNPTHGFSSFKFVPNTDDQIILALKSEEDAGKVATYIMAFTLDGRILLPETKIGDVKYEGVEFI; encoded by the exons ATGGAAA GTCACTCCAGGCCTCCGTCCCCCATGCCTGCTCCCCCAGGCTTCACACGACTGGAGCAGAATGAGCCTATGAACCCGCTGCGTATCTCTGTCGGAGGTCTCCCTATGTTGGCGTCCATGGCCAACACCACTGACCCTCGTTTCCGCCTTAAGTGGAGGCCCATCGTAGCGGTGGCCGTCTCCCTGGCCCTGCTTCTGCTGCTCTTCATGCACTTGAGCGCGGGCTTGCGATCCCGATCCTACGACTCCCACAATAGGAAACCCGGTCACAGTGACATGCAGCAATCCGATATCGGTTACAACAACACCTACCCTCTCAGCTCGCCTGAGCTCACGCCGCAGGGCATTCGCTACCGCATTGGGGTCATTGCCGACCTAGACACAAATTCTCGTAGTGACAAGAAGCTGACTTGGTTCAGCTACATGCGGCGGGGGCATCTGTTAGTGTCCCAAAGTGGTGACAAGGTAGCAGTTGAATGGGATACAGACAAGGTGGTGCTGGAGAGCCACTTGTCGGAGAAAGGCCGGGGTATGGAGCTGTCCGAGCTTGTCGTGTTCAATGGGAAGCTCTACAGCGTCGACGACAGGACGGGTGTCGTGTACCACATTGACGGTGACAATATTGTGCCGTGGGTCATCTTACCTGACGGTGACGGCAGCGTGGCCAAAG GGTTCAAAGCGGAGTGGCTGGCGGTGAAGGACAAGCACCTGTACGTCGGCGGTCTGGGGAAAGAGTGGACCACCACTGAAGGCATTTTTGTCAACAACAACCCAGAGTGGGTGAAAGTAGTGGGCTTCAGAGGGGACGTACAACACGAGAACTGGGTTCCCAAGTACCACTCTCTCAAGTCTGCTGCAGGGATAGAGCCTCCAG GGTATATGATCCACGAGTCAGCAGCGTGGAGCGACACCCTGCAGCGCTGGTTTTTTCTCCCTCGCCGCGCCAGCAAGGAGCGCTACGAGGAGACGGCAGACGAGAGTCGTGCCACAAACCTCGCCCTTAGCTGCTCGCCAGATTTCAAAGACATCATTGTAAGTCGGGTGGGTCCGCTCAACCCCACTCATGGATTTTCCTCCTTCAAGTTTGTCCCGAATACAGACGACCAGATCATTCTCGCTCTCAAGTCAGAGGAAGACGCGGGAAAGGTTGCCACGTACATCATGGCCTTCACGCTTGACGGACGCATCCTTTTGCCCGAAACCAAGATTGGGGATGTAAAATATGAGGGCGTTGAGTTCATATAG
- the LOC134878562 gene encoding heterogeneous nuclear ribonucleoprotein A2 homolog 1, with protein sequence MDIKTPKRVYISLPKKHMVALAQKYQLDHGLVIKDLNPYINEGYVRAYFKEWGTVTACKVTRNPTSVAYVRFSAEDEADRADWAGPHYIGGDVEVKRVVSPKMKEDSDEENTAAVSVPQPRRSMGLGYILEDAQWLDEGMEK encoded by the exons ATGGACATCAAGACTCCAAAAAGAGTTTACATTAGCCTTCCAAAGAAACACATGGTGGCTTTGGCTCAAAAGTATCAActg GACCATGGGTTGGTTATTAAAGACCTGAACCCCTATATAAATGAAGGATATGTAAGAGCTTACTTTAAAGAATGGGGCACCGTCACAGCGTGTAAA GTTACGCGGAACCCAACATCAGTGGCCTATGTGAGGTTTTCTGCAGAGGATGAGGCAgacagagcagattgggctggACCTCACTACATTGGAGGCGATGTCGAAGTCAAACGAGTTGTTAGTCCAAAG ATGAAGGAGGATTCAGATGAGGAGAATACCGCAGCTGTTTCTGTCCCTCAACCACGGCGTTCAATGGGCTTGGGCTACATCCTGGAAGACGCTCAGTGGTTAGATGAGGGAATGGAGAAGTAA